The genomic interval AGGGGATGGGACCTGTTTCTACAGGTTCCATCCCCTATTGTTTCACGTGAAACAATCCTCTGGGCTTGGCTGGCCCAAACATCGGAGTTTTTAGGGGACCTCTAAAAACTCACACTTGAGTCCCCTCGGCGAGACCGTCCCGCCTGCGCTCTGGCCCAATCGTATACTCGACCTGCCTGTTCCGTACGAACCGACTCAGAGGGCACGTCCTGTGCCCCCTCGGCTTGGAGCGACGTCCTGTCGCCCCATTCTACTACACGACGGCAGGTCGAGTATACGGGCTCGAATGGGCTACGTCGGAACGATCTCTCCGAGGAATAGCGTTTTTAGAGATGCCCTTTAGATCTTTTTCAATATAAAGATCAATAAAGGTCAGTGCTTTAAACCTCTTTTGTGATCTCTAAAAAACTAACCTTTGAGTCCCCTCGGAGAGACCCTTCCGCCAGCGCCCTGTCTCGCCCGGGCATATACTCGACCTGCCTGTTCCGTACGAACCGCCTCGGAGGGCACGTCCTGCGCTCCCTCGGCTTGGTGCGACGGCCTGTCGAGTATAGGGGCTCTGGGCTCCGTCGGAACGATCTCTCCGATGATCGGGTTTTTTAGAGATCCCCTTTTGTTTGAGCTCTCCTGTCCAGTTCGTCCTTTATATTTTTTAACAGCTCCACGGAGAGGGGGTCTGTTTTGCCCGCTATCTCCTCAATCAGGTAGATCAAGTCCGACGAGCTGAAAGACGACAGGGGCCGTGGGTTTTCTTGTATCATCAGTGTCAACTCCAATAGAAAGGGTGTGCTTTTGCTATGAACAAATTGTCCGAATCGATGCCAGATGCCCTTAGGGCTATTCTGGCGAGAAGAAGCGTCAGACGGTTTCACAGGGATAGACCGGTGGAGGGCTGGAAGAGGGATTGTATCCTCGCCGCCGCTACCTCCGCCCCCAGTGCCAAGGGTATCAGGCCCTTTCGCTTTCTTGTACTGGAGGACAGGTCTATATTGGACTCTCTGGCCGACGCTCTCTCTCAGGGAATAATCTTCAAAGAAGCCCCTTTGGCTATAGCGGTATGTGCCGATCTCTCCTCCTATCCTGAAGGAAGTCTGGGGTGGCTGGAGGACTGTTCCGCCGCACTGGAAAACACGCTGATAGCCGCTACCTCGCTGGACCTCTCGTCGGTGTGGTTTGGCGTCTACCGCCGTTCCCCTAAGGAGGAACATGTCAGGGAGGTATTGAAGGTTCCCCCTCACGTGGAGGTCCAGGGCATAGCGGTTATCGGTTACGGAGCGGAAGAGCAACCGCCGAGGG from Dethiosulfovibrio salsuginis carries:
- a CDS encoding nitroreductase family protein; protein product: MNKLSESMPDALRAILARRSVRRFHRDRPVEGWKRDCILAAATSAPSAKGIRPFRFLVLEDRSILDSLADALSQGIIFKEAPLAIAVCADLSSYPEGSLGWLEDCSAALENTLIAATSLDLSSVWFGVYRRSPKEEHVREVLKVPPHVEVQGIAVIGYGAEEQPPREGIDLPLIGVGTWDMAFDMGK